In Solidesulfovibrio carbinoliphilus subsp. oakridgensis, the sequence GGAGCCCCATTTCGGGTTCGGCTTCTACGCCCTGGTGGTCGGGGTGGGTCTGGCCGGCGAGGCGGCCGAGCTTTTTGCCCAGCTTTTCGGGGGCAGGCGCTACGGAGCCACGGGCAAGGGCAACCTGGGCGGATTTCTCGGCGCGTTCGCCGGGGCGCTTTTGGGCGCGCCTTTTTTCCTGGGCCTTGGCGCGCTTTTCGGAGCCGTTGCCGGGGCCTTTGTCGGCTGCTATGTGTTTGAGCGCGCCCATGGGCGCACGGACCCCGAGGCCCGTCGGGCGGCCATGGGGGCCATGTACGGCAAGGTCTTCGGGATCACGGCCAAGGTGGCCTGCGGCGTCGTCATGTGGACGGCGGCCGCAAGACAGCTCTGGCCCGCCTAACAAGGGAGCGGCATGATCACGGTCAGCGATTTCCCCACCTATCGGGGCACGATGGAATATGTCTGCCTGGGCTGCCAGGCCCGGTTCGACATCCGCGAACTCTACTACACCTGTCCGCACTGCGGGGGCGTCTTCATCCTCGAGGACACGTCCTTCGACAGTCTCCTCGAATACCCGGCCAGCTACTGGCAGTCGCTGTTCGACAAGCGCGCGGCCACCCGGGTCACGGCGTTGCGCGGGGTGCTGCGGTTTTACGAGCTGATGGCCCCGGTGGTGGACGAGGAGGACATCGTCTACCTGGGCGAGGGCCACACGCCGCTCGTCGCCGCCAACGAGGCCCTCTCCGGCATCGTCGGCGCGCCCTTTTACTACAAAAACGACGGGCAGAACCCGAGCGCGTCCTTCAAGGACCGGGGCATGGCCTGCGCCTTCAGCTATTTGAAGCACCTGGTCCGGGTGAACGATTGGGATTCGGTTCTGACCGTGTGCGCCTCCACCGGCGACACCTCGGCCGCGGCCGCGCTCTACGCCGCCTATGTGGGCGGGCCGATCAAGTCCGTGGTCATCCTGCCCAAGGGCAAGGTCACGCCCCAGCAGCTGGCCCAGCCGCTCGGCAGCGGGGCCACCGTCATCGAGGTGCCGGGGGTCTTTGACGACTGTATGAAGGTGGTCGAGCACCTGGCCGACAACTTCCGGGTGGCGCTTTTAAATTCCAAAAACGCCTGGCGCATCCTCGGCCAGGAGTCCTACGCCTTCGAGGTGGCCCAGTGGTTTGGCTGGGACACCTACCGCAAGTGCGTGTTCGTGCCCATCGGCAACGCGGGCAACGTGACGGCCATCATGAGCGGTTTTCTGAAGCTCCAAAAGCTCGGCGTCATTCGCTCCCTGCCCCGCATCTTCGGCGTCCAGTCCCACCACGCCGACCCGGTCTACCAGTATTACGACGAGGCCGATCCGGCCAAGCGCCGCTTCGAGCCGGTGCCGGTCACCCCGTCCGTGGCCCAGGCGGCCATGATCGGAAATCCGGTCTCCTTTCCGCGCGTGGCCCACTACGCCAGGGAGTACGAGAAGATCGGCGGCCCGGGCAGCTTCCAGGTGGTCCAGGTGACCGAGCAGGCCATCATCGAGGGGATGCTCTTGGCCAACCGCCACGGGCATATCAGCTGCACCCAGGGTGGCGAATGCCTGGCCGGGCTCCTCAAAGCCCGGGAGTTGGGGCTCGTCGAGCCGTCGGAGGTTTCGATCCTCGACGCCACGGCCCACCACCTCAAATTCATCGGCTTCCAGGAGATGTATTTCGAAAACTCCTTCCCGGCCGCCTACGGCATCACCCCGGATGCGAAATACGTCAACCGGCCGCGCTCCATCATGACCGACGCGGACAAGGCCGCCCTCTCGCCCGAGGACTATACGGCCAAGGCTTCGGCCGCCATCGTGGAGGCCCTGGGGCTGGCCCGCAAGTAAGAAGGGCGGGGCAGCCGGCAGCGGCCTGCCCACACGCCGCAAGTAGAACGCCGGCCCGGAGATGCGTCTCCGGGCCGGCGTGTTTTTGCGGCCGGCAAGTGGCGGGCTTGCGGCCGATCCGGGCCGGGAGGGGGGCGTCTCCCGGCGAGGGCGCGGTCAGGCCGCCTTTTTCGTGGCAGTCCCGAAAGCGGCCCGGGCCGCGTCCATGGCGACGACAAGAGGTTCGCGGAAGGAAAATCCCCGGCTCTGGCCCCACGCGGCCGTATCGGCCAGACGGCCGTCGTAGCAGACGTCGTCGAGCACCAGGTAGTCCGGCACGCCGAGGATGTGGTCCCAGCGCTGCACGAAGAACTGGAAGAGGGCCGGGTCGTAGCGCGCCACGTTCTTCCAGGTCCAGGTCCGGGAACAGGCTTCGTCGTCGTAGCCGAGCAGGCACAGCTGGCTTTCCGGGCTGTCCAGGAAGGCCCGTTGGGTGACCATGGACGCGGCCGTGGCGATGCGGGCCGTCTCCAGGCGCACGGGGGCGCCGTCCACCGTGACTTCGAGCAGCGAATCGGCTGCCAGGCGCATGCCGCAGGTGTTGTTGGTGTTGGCCCGCCACCATTCGATGGAATTGGTCTTGTAGAGGTCTTCGCCTAGGGCGCAGACGCGGGCGGCGGTTTCCGTATCCACCGGGTGCAGGGCCAAGTCGCAGCAGAAGCCGGTGAGGGTCAGGGTCAGGTCCATATGCAATCTCCTTGGAGCGTGTTGCGGGGTGGTGGCACCGTTCGGTCAATGGGAAAAAAAGCACTTTTCATGCCGTTTCACTTAGATAGTTATTCCAGGATATTGCGTTTCAGGCTTTTTGTCGGCCGGGAGGTGGGGACGATTTTTGCTTCCGGCGGCGTTGACCGGATCGGCCCAGGGGCGCACACTGGCGCCATGAGCCGCCTGCGCCCGACATCCCTTTTTGGCCGGAGCCGGCCGTGAAGCGGCCCCTTGGCCCTTTTCCCGGGGACGACGCCAGCGCCTTTGCCCTGGAAAACGTGGCCGACGCCGTTTTTGCCGTGGATCGGGACTTCCTCGTCCGCTACTGCAACCTGGCCGCCGGCGAGATCGCCCGCATCGACCCGGCCGAGGCCATCGGCCGGACCTGCCGCGAGGTCTTCGGCGTGTCCAACTGCCGGTCGGTCTGCGTGCTGCGCCAGAGCATGGAAGAGGCCAGGCCCATCGCCAACCGGATCGTGACGCTCAAGCGCCAAGGCTGCCCGGACGTGCCGGTCACCATCAGCGCCGCGCCCATCTGGGCCATGGGCGGGGCGGTCATCGGCGGGGTGCAGGTCTTTCGCGACCTGTCGGGCGGGGGGTTCGTCAGCCGGCTGGCCGGGCTCCAGCCGCTGGACGACTTCGGCACCCGCGACCCGCAACTCTCCGAAATCGTCCGCATGCTGCCCCAGATCGCCCAGAGCGACTCCACGGTCCTGCTCCTTGGCGAGTCCGGCACCGGCAAGGAGGTCTTTGCCCGGGCCATCCACAAGCTGTCCGAGCGCAGTTCCGGGCCGTTCGTGGCCGTCAACTGCGGGGCCCTGCCCGAACAGCTCATGGAGTCGGAGCTTTTCGGCTACAAGTCCGGGGCCTTCACCGACGCCCGGAAAGACAAGCCCGGCCGCTTCGCCCTGGCCGAGGCCGGGACGCTTTTGCTCGACGAGATCGGCGACCTGCCCTACGCCATGCAGGCCAAGATCCTGCGCGCCCTCCAGGAACGGGCCTACGAGCCGCTTGGCGGCGTGGCCACCTTGCCGGCCGACGTGCGGGTCATTGCCGCCACCAACCGGGATCTCGGCAAAATGGTCGCCGACGGGGCCTTTCGCCAGGACCTCTTTTATCGCCTGAGCGTGGTGGTCATCCGCATCCCGCCGCTGCGCGAGCGGCCGGGCGACGTGCCGCTCCTGGTCGACCGGGTCCTTGGCCGCTGCCGCATGGCTGTCACCAAGCGCATCGAGGCCATAAGCCCCGAGGCCATGGAGCGCCTGCTGGCCCACGACTATCCCGGCAACATCCGGGAACTCGAAAACATCCTCGAATACGCGGCCATCCTCAGTCCCGGCCGTACCATCGAGCTGTGCCACCTGCCCGAGCACCTGCGCGGCCCGGCCCCGGCCTGTCCGTTCAAAAACGGCCGCACCATGGCCGAGATCCGCTTCCTCGCCGCCCGCGAGGCGGTCGCGCGGTGCGGCGGCAACCGCAACGCCGCCTGCCGCGAACTCGGCATCTCCAAGGACACCCTGCGCCGCATCCTCGGCCGGCGCGACGAGGAAAGAGGATAAAGAAAGGAAGATGCCTCCGGCGGCCGGGGGGAATGATTCCCCCCGGCCCCCCCCGATGGGGAGGGACGGGCGATGGGACGCGGAGTGCGTCTTTTGGGGGAGTAGTCGGACGCGAAACGCGTCTGGTGGAGTGGGGAAGGAAGAGGATGGCCAAGGAAAAATTTCGGGCGGACCGCCTGGTCTTCGAGCAAGGGCTGGCCGAATCCCAGGAAGCGGCCCTGCGGCTGGTCATGGCCGGCCTGGTCCGGGTGGAGCAGAAGGGGAAGCTCGCGGCCGTGGACAAGCCCGGCCGGATGTTTCCGGCCGACGCGGCCTTTTCCCTGGCCGCGACCGACCCCTACGTCAGCCGGGGCGGCGGCAAGCTGGCCACGGCGTTGGACGCCTTCGGCCTCGACGTTTCGGGCGTGACGGCCCTGGACGCCGGCGCCTCGACCGGCGGCTTCACGGACTGCCTGCTCCAGCACGGGGCGGTCAAGGTCTACGCCGTGGACGTGGGCACGGCCCAGCTCCACGAGAAGCTCCGGGCCGATCCCCGGGTGGTGTCCATGGAAAACTGCAACCTGCGCCACGCCCCGGCCGACCTCCTCCCTGAACCCGTGGACCTTGTGGTGGCCGATGTTTCGTTTATTTCCCTGACCAAGGTCCTGCCGGCCTGCCTGCAGTTCCTGCGTCCCGGCGGCCGGGTGGTGGCGCTGGTGAAGCCCCAGTTCGAGCTGCCGCCGGAAAAGGTGGGGCACGGCGGGGTGGTCCGCGAGGAGGCCTGGCGCCAGGAGGCCGTGGACAGGGTCACGGACTTCGCCCGGGAGGCGCTGGGATTGACGCTTGCCGGCGTGGTGCCGTCCAAGGTCAAGGGACCCAAGGGCAACCAGGAATACCTGGTGGTCTTTGCCGCGCCGGCCGCCGAAACGGGGCAGTAGCCCCGCGGCGCGAAAGCCGGCTCCTCCCGGAGCGGGAAGAGGCAGGCCTCCGGGAGGATCGGCCTTGTGCCCCGGCCGGGCCGGAGAGAAGAAGGTTTTTGGCGACGGACAGCCCGTCCGGCGCGTCACCCACGAAACCACAGGAGAGGCACACCATGTCCATGGGCGTGAAAGAAGCCATTGCCGCGCGCCACAGCGTGCGCGCCTTTGCCAGGAAACCGTTGACCGAGGGGCAGATCACCGAATTGCTCGAAGCCGCGAGAAACGCGCCGTCGAGCCTCAACAGCCAGCCCTGGCGGTTTCGGGTCGTCACCGACGCGGCCGATATCGCCTGGTTCGGCACGAGCGAAGCCTCCCGCAAGCAAAGCTGGCTGTCCGGCGCGGCCGCGATCTTCCTCTGCTGCGCCGACCTCGAGCATTACGTGAAGGATTCCCAGGCGGCCGCCTTTTTCTACCGCGACAACGACATCATAACGGGCGAGCCCATGGACGGCATCGACGCCTACGTGGCCCGGGAGGCGGCTGCGGTCGAGCAGGCCAAATTCGGGGCCTGCGCCATGAACGTGGCCCTGGCGGAAGCGTTTCTGATGCTGCGGGCCGTGGAAATGGGCCTTGGCGCCTGCTGGGTCGGCATGTTCGACGAGGCCAACATCAAGGCCCGCTTCGGTATTCCGGCCGGCTGGCGCATCGTCAACATCCTGGCCGTCGGCACCCCGGACGAGCCGACGGTCTACCCCAGAAAGCGCAAGAGTTTGGAGGAGATCGTCCTCAAATAGTTGGCTTGCGCCGCGTTTGGGGGCAACGGACGGCCGCCTGCGTCCGCCCGTTGCCCTTTCCCCTTTCCGCTTCTCCCCAAATTCCGTACACTCCCGACAATTCCGCCCCATCGGGCGCCGAGCCAGTTCTGCAAGGAGTGCCGCCATGCCCAAGCGTGTCGTTGTCGCCGGCCTTTCCGTGGAAAAGACCCTCCACGACGTCATCGTCAACGAAATCCTGCCCGACACAAGCCTTGCGGCCGAGGCGTTCTTCGCCTCGCTGGCCGCCATCGTGGCCGACCTCGGTCCCCGGAACCGCGAACTCTTGGCCAAGCGCGACGCCTATCAAGCCGCCATCGACGTCTGGCACAACGAGCGCAGGGGACAGCCCCACGAGGCCGAGGCCTACAAGTGCTTCCTGGTCGGCCTCGGCTATCTGCTGCCCGAAGGCCCGGACTTCGCCATCGAAACCGTGGGCGTGGACCCGGAAATCGCGCTCGTGTCCGGCCCCCAGCTCGTGGTGCCGGCCACCAACGCCCGCTTTGCCGTCAATGCCGCCAACGCCCGGTGGGGCAGCCTCTACGATGCCCTCTACGGCACGGATGTCATCCCGGAGACCGGCGGCGCGGCCAAGGGACCGGGCTACAACCCGGTGCGCGGCGCGGCCGTCGTGGCCTACGGCGCCGCCTTCCTGGACATGGCCGTCCCCCTGGCCGCGGGCAGCCACGCCGACGCGGCCGGCTACGCCGTCACAGACGCGGGCCTCACCGTCAGCCTGGCCGACGGCCAGGCCACGGCCCTGGCCCGGCCGGACCAGTTCGTCGGCTTTGTCGGCGGCAGGCAAACGCCCAAGGCCGTGCTCCTTCGCAACAATGGCCTCCACGTGGAGCTCCTTTTCGACCGGGCCCATCCGGTGGGCGCGGCCAGTCCATGCGGCATGAAGGACGTGGTCCTGGAAGCGGCCCTGACCACCATCCTCGACTGCGAGGATTCCGTGGCCGTGGTCGACGGCCCGGACAAGGCGGCCGCCTACCGCAACCTGCTCGGCCTTTTCCGGGGCGATCTGACCGCCCGGTTCGAGAAGGCGGGGCGTACGGTCGATCGGGGTCCGGCCCCGGACCGGACCTTCACCACCCCGGACGGCTCGGCGCTGACGCTCCCCGGCCGAAGCCTGCTTCTGGTGCGAAACGTCGGGCATCTCATGACCACGGACGCGGTCCTCGACGCCTCGGGCGAGGAGATCCCGGAAGGCATGTTCGACGCCATGGTCACGGGGCTGGTCGGCCTCCACGACCTGCGGGGCAAGGGGCCCCTTCGCAACAGCCGGGCCGGGGCCATCTACATCGTCAAGCCAAAAATGCACGGACCCGAGGAAGTGGCCTTCGCCTGCGAGCTTTTCGACCGGGTGGAGGACGCCCTGGGCCTTTCCCGCCACACGATGAAGATCGGGGTCATGGACGAGGAACGGCGCACGTCGCTCAATCTTAAGGAGTGCGTGCGCGCGGCCAGGGACCGGATCATTTTCATCAATACCGGCTTTCTCGACCGCACGGGCGACGAGATCCACACCGTCATGGAGGCCGGGCCCGTGGTCGGGAAAAACGACATGCGGCGCGAGCCCTGGATGACGACCTACGAGGATCGGAACGTGGATGTGGGCCTGGCCTGCGGCTTTTCCGGCCGGGCGCAGATCGGCAAGGGCATGTGGGCCAAACCCGACCGCATGGCCGAGATGGTGGCGGAGAAGATCGGCCACCCGCGCGCCGGGGCCAACTGCGCCTGGGTGCCGTCGCCGACGGCCGCCACCCTCCACGCCATGCACTACCACGCCGTGGACGTCTTCGAGCGCCAGCGGGAACTTGCCGTCACGGTCCGGCACGACCGCGAAACCCTGCTCGTTCCGCCGCTCCTCGGCGAGGCGCGCCCCACGGCCGCAGCCGTGGCCCATGAGCTCGAAACCAATGTCCAGAGCATCCTCGGCTACGTGTCGCGTTGGGTGGACCAGGGCATCGGCTGCTCCAAGGTGCCGGACCTGGACGACGTCGGGCTCATGGAGGACCGGGCCACGCTGCGCATCTCGAGCCAGCACATCGCCAACTGGCTGCGCCACGGCCTCTGCACCGAGGGGCAGGTCCGCGAAGTGCTCGGCCGCATGGCCGCCGTGGTCGACCGCCAAAATGCCCTGGACGCGGCCTACCGGCCCATGGCCACGGATTTCGAGGCCAGCGTCGCCTTTGCCGCGGCCTGCGACCTCATTTTCGAGGGCCGCACCCAGCCAAACGGCTACACCGAACCGATCCTGACCGCCCGCCGCCGGCAGGCCAAGGCCCGGGGCTAAGGCCCGGCCCCGGCGGCAACGGTTCCAAGGCGGCGGGGCGGCCCGGCTCTTTTGCCCCGCTTCCCGCCGCCCGAACCCCGAGCCCCGAATCCTGGCCCCGGGACCTCGGATTTGGGGACGAGAGGAATATTCGCCATGCACCATCTTCTCAAAATCGGCCTGCTCCTGCTCGCCTTTCTGCTGGTGCCGCCGGCAACCGGCCGGCTCGACGCCTCTTCCGAAGGCGGGCACGGCGGGGATTCCAAGAAGAGCGAGAAAAAGGGCGACAAAAAGGAGGCGGGCAAGGCCGTGGACGGCGTCATCGACCTCGGGCCGGTGACCGTCAATGTGCTGAGCAACCGGGGATTCAGGTTCCTGCGCCTGTCCATGCAGGTCCAGTGCGAGACCAACGAGGAGGCCGAACGGCTCACCCTGCCCGACGCCAAGGAGGATCTGGTCTTTTTCCTCTCCTCGAAAATGGCCGAGGATCTGCTCGGCAATCCCGGTAAAATGATCTTGCGCCGTGACCTGACCGAGCTTTTTTCCAAGTACGCCGGTGCGGGCAAGGTGAAAAACATCTTTTTCACGGAGTTCGTTTTTCAGTAGGAAACGGGAACGGCCCCGAAACGCCGTGCCGGCCCTATGGCCGGGAAAACGAGGCCCTCTGTTGCATGGCTTCGACGCCGACGCCCGCGCCGCCTGTGGCGGTCCACGGCCGTGGCCGGTCGGCGGGTGCCCGAAAAAGAGACCGGTATGGAATCAGGGAGGTTGACGATGATGGGTGATGCGGCGAAAATTTTCGGGCTGTCGGTGGTGCTGGCCCTGTGCGTCCTGGCGACCGACGCCGGCCCCTGCTTTTCCCGGACCGGCCAGCCCGCGCCGGTCCTGGTGCTGGCGGCCGGACCGGCCAGGCACGCCATCAAGGCCGGCGACACCCTGAGCCTTCTGGCCCAACGTTACGGCGTGCCGGCGGCGGCCATCCTCAAGGCCAACCCGGGCCTCGATCCGGCCCGGTTGCAGCTCGGCAAGGAAATCGTCATTCCGGCCGCCGGCCGCGCCGCCCCGGAGCCGGCGCCCCCCGCCGTTTCCGCCGCCCCGGCCCCGGGCGGCCTGGAACTGCGGCCGCAAAAGGCCCCGCAAGCCACGGAGCCGGTCGGGCACGACCTGCCCGACGCGCCGGCCCGGACCGCTTCGCCCCCCGAAACCATCCCGCCAACCCGTGGGACAACCCCACCCCCGGCCGAAACGCCGCCAGCACCGCCCGTGGCGACTGCGGCCGACGCCAAGGCTGCTGAAACGGCGGCCGTGCGGGAGACCGCGCCGCTGTCGCCGGTCCCGTCCGTGGCCGTGGAAAAAGTTGGAGAGCGCACCCGGATCGCCCTCGGGGGAAAGGCATTTTTCGCGGACCAGATCCTTCCCTGGGCCCTCGATCTGGGAAGCCGGCTCCTGTCGGCCGCCGTGATGTTCGTCGTGGGCCTGTGGCTGGCCAGCCGGGTGGGCAGGCTTCTGGCCCGGGTGCTCCTTGGCCGGGGCGTGCCTCAGGAGGTCGTGTCCTTTGCTGGCAGCCTTACCCGCTACAGTCTTTACCTCGTGGTGCTCATCGCCTGCCTGGGGCAGCTCGGGCTCAACATCACGTCCCTTCTGGCCCTTTTCGGCGCGGCGGGCCTCGCGGTCAGTCTGGCCCTCAAGGACACGCTGGCCAACTTCGCCTCGGGCATCATGCTGCTCCTCTTCCGGTTTTTCCGCGTGGGCGACCGGGTCAGTCTGCCCGGCGTGGCCGGGGCCACGGGTGTCGTGGCCTCCATCGACGTCTTCAGCACCATCATCCGTTCCGACACCGGCGACACCATCATCGTCCCCAACTCCAAGATCGCCGGGAACATCATCGTGGTCGGCGCGGCCCAGACGCCGGTCGGGGAGTAGCGGTCAGGCCGGGGGCTCCGGTTCGAGGCGGCCCCGCACGAGCCGCAGCACGGTCTGGATTTCCGGGATGACGTCCCCTCGGCGATGGACGACGGTCAGGACCGTGACGCCCGAGCGGGCCGCGGCCGAGACCGCCGCCATGGCCAGGCGCCGCGAGGCCGCATCGAGCCCGGAAAACGGTTCGTCCAGCAGCAAGAGCCGGGGCTGGCCGACCATGGCCCGGGCCAGGAAGAGGCGCCGGGTCTGGCCGGCCGAAAGCTGGCCCAACCGGCGTCCGGCCAGATCGGCCACGCCGAAAAATTCCAGCCACCGCCGGGCCTTGGCCACATCGCGGGCGGACGGCTCGGCATAGAGTCCCACCGTGGCCGCGATCCCGGACAGGACCAGCTCCAGGGCCGGCAGCTCCTTGTCGTAGTCCGCTTCCAGCTCGAACGACACCATGCCGATGCGCCGCCGGATGTCGCGCAGATCCGTCAGCCCCTCGGGCGCGGCCAGCCCCGGCCGCACGGCCCGCCCGCCCAGGGCCGGATGGTGCTCCCCGGCCACAAGTTTTAACAGCGTCGACTTCCCCGCGCCGTTGGCCCCGAGGATGGCCAGGTGGCCGCCCGGGGGTACGGTCAGGTTGATGTCGCGCAGGATCTCGCGCCGCTCCAGGAAGACCGAGGCATGCTCCAGCACCACCAGCGGCGGTCCCTGCGGATCGGGCGCGTCCGGCCAGGCCTCGGTCGGACGCGGGGCCGGGACGGCGCTCCCCACGGCCGGCCCGGAGGCCGTGGCCTCCCGGTAGCGGGCCAGCACCGACGCGGCCGGGCCGGTGTCCACGATCCGGCCGCCGGCCAGGGTCAGGCCCTTGGCCGGCCCGGGGGGCAGGGGTGCGCCCAGGTGGCTGGTGACGAGCACGGCCGCGCCGAACCCGGACGCCTCGGCCACGGCCCGGTCGGCCGTGGCCCGGGCCGCGTCGTCCAGGCCGTCCAGGAACTCGTCGAGGAAAAGGAAAAGCGGCTTGCCGGCCAGGGCCCGGGCCAGAAGCACGGCCCGGATCTGGCCGTTGGACAGGGCTTCGACCTTGGTGTCGGCCAGATGGGCGATGCCGAGCCGGTCGAGGACCGTGTCCAGCATGGCCAGTTCGGCCTTGGACGGCCGGCCCTGGACGTAGACCGCGTCGCGGGGGCCGGCCAGGATGACCGTCCGGGCCGGCAGGTGGCCGCACAGGCGTTTGGTGGCCCGCTGGACCTCGGGCGAGACCATGCCGAACCGGGGCCGAAGCCCTATGGGCGAGGCCCGGCCCGGCCCGTCGCCGGACTGGTAGAGCCGGGCGCCCCGGCCGTCGTCGTCGGGCCAGATGTCGCCGCGCAACAGGCGCAGGAGCGTGGATTTGCCCGAGCCGTTGCTCCCGAGCACAAGCCAGGTCTCGCCCTGGGCAATGGTGACGGAAATATCGGACAGGGCCGGCTTGCCACCGAGCGTGACCGAGGCATGTTCCAGGGTGATGCGAAAGGGTGTTTCGAGCATGGTGATACAAACGGAAAACGGGCCTCCCCACCGGAAGGCCCGTCAGGCGTGGCTTGAGGTTCGGCCGGTTCAGACCAGTTTGGCCTCGGTGAGGGCGGCCTTCAGCTTCTCCAGGTTCTGGGGCTGCAAGGGCACCATGGGCAGGCGCGTTTCGAACGGGAACCGGCCCATCAAATCCAGGGCCATTTTCGCGGGCACCGGGTTGGTTTCGAGAAAGGCCGCCCGGAAAAGCGGGCTCATGGCGTAGTGGAGCGCCTTGGCTTTGGTCAGGTCGCCCGCGGCCACGGCCTCGCACATGGCCGACATCTGGTGCGGCATAAAGTTCGAGACCACGGAAATGACGCCCCGGCCGCCGATGGCCATGGTCGGCAGGGCCGTGAAATCGTCGCCGGAAAGGACCATGAAGTCCTCGCCGCAAAATTCCAGCACCCGGGACACCTGGTTGAGGTCGCCGGTCGCCTCCTTGACCCCGACCACCTGCCGGATCTCCTTCTTGAGGATGGCCAGCGTCTCGGGCAGGAGGTTGACGGCCGTGCGGCCCGGCACGTTGTAAACGATAAAGGGCATGTCCACCCGCTCGCCGATGGCCTTGAAATGGGCCACCAGCCCGGCCTGGGTGGGTTTGTTATAGTAGGGCGTGATCAGAAGCGCACCGTCGGCCTTGGCGTCCTTGGCGTCCTGGGTCAGCTCTATGGCCTCGCGGGTATTGTTGGACCCGGCCCCGGCCAGGACCGGCACGCGGCCCTTGACCTGGTCCACGCAGATCCGGATCACCCGTTTGTGCTCGTCGTGGGAAAGCGTGGCGGATTCGCCCGTCGTGCCGCAGGGAACAAGGCCATGGATGCCCTGCTCGATCTGCCATTCGATAAAGGCGCGGTACGCCTCTTCATCCACCTCGCCGTTTCGAAATGGCGTCACTAGTGCGGTGATTGCGCCCCGAAACTCCATACGGACCTCCTTGGAAGAATAAACCCCGCCATTTCCTAGAATGTTTTTCGCCGCCCGGCAAGCGCCACGCGCCAGAGGAGGGTGACGGGGAGAAAGTCAGGGAGGATGCCTCCGGCGGCCGGGAGGGGATGATCCCCTCCCGGACCCTCCCCAACGGTGATGGACGAGTGGAAGGGACGGCGAAGTCGGGCGGACTGTCGGCCGCTAAACCCGCCCCGTCTTCGGGGCGACGGGCCACACCGACGCACATCCGCCCACGACCACACCCACACCCGATTACCCAGAATCCCCGCCCAGGGGGTCCGGGGGGGATGATCCCCCCCGGCCGCCGGAGGCCTCTTCCCCTCTCTACTGGAACATCTGCTGGATGGCCGGGTCGGCGGGGTACTGGTCGTCGAGGCTGACGACGTCGGCGATGAAGTCGGTTCCGGATTTCCAGACGAAGCCGGGCGTGCCGGGCAGGGTCAGGATGTCGAGGCGGTTTAGGGTCTTGCCTTT encodes:
- a CDS encoding DUF456 domain-containing protein, which encodes MLTLYVSLFLLLLLACLGLNIFGLPGNWLLVGLLVLWDVLQPEPHFGFGFYALVVGVGLAGEAAELFAQLFGGRRYGATGKGNLGGFLGAFAGALLGAPFFLGLGALFGAVAGAFVGCYVFERAHGRTDPEARRAAMGAMYGKVFGITAKVACGVVMWTAAARQLWPA
- a CDS encoding flagellar basal body-associated FliL family protein, with the protein product MHHLLKIGLLLLAFLLVPPATGRLDASSEGGHGGDSKKSEKKGDKKEAGKAVDGVIDLGPVTVNVLSNRGFRFLRLSMQVQCETNEEAERLTLPDAKEDLVFFLSSKMAEDLLGNPGKMILRRDLTELFSKYAGAGKVKNIFFTEFVFQ
- a CDS encoding TlyA family RNA methyltransferase, with the translated sequence MAKEKFRADRLVFEQGLAESQEAALRLVMAGLVRVEQKGKLAAVDKPGRMFPADAAFSLAATDPYVSRGGGKLATALDAFGLDVSGVTALDAGASTGGFTDCLLQHGAVKVYAVDVGTAQLHEKLRADPRVVSMENCNLRHAPADLLPEPVDLVVADVSFISLTKVLPACLQFLRPGGRVVALVKPQFELPPEKVGHGGVVREEAWRQEAVDRVTDFAREALGLTLAGVVPSKVKGPKGNQEYLVVFAAPAAETGQ
- a CDS encoding nitroreductase family protein — encoded protein: MSMGVKEAIAARHSVRAFARKPLTEGQITELLEAARNAPSSLNSQPWRFRVVTDAADIAWFGTSEASRKQSWLSGAAAIFLCCADLEHYVKDSQAAAFFYRDNDIITGEPMDGIDAYVAREAAAVEQAKFGACAMNVALAEAFLMLRAVEMGLGACWVGMFDEANIKARFGIPAGWRIVNILAVGTPDEPTVYPRKRKSLEEIVLK
- the thrC gene encoding threonine synthase is translated as MITVSDFPTYRGTMEYVCLGCQARFDIRELYYTCPHCGGVFILEDTSFDSLLEYPASYWQSLFDKRAATRVTALRGVLRFYELMAPVVDEEDIVYLGEGHTPLVAANEALSGIVGAPFYYKNDGQNPSASFKDRGMACAFSYLKHLVRVNDWDSVLTVCASTGDTSAAAALYAAYVGGPIKSVVILPKGKVTPQQLAQPLGSGATVIEVPGVFDDCMKVVEHLADNFRVALLNSKNAWRILGQESYAFEVAQWFGWDTYRKCVFVPIGNAGNVTAIMSGFLKLQKLGVIRSLPRIFGVQSHHADPVYQYYDEADPAKRRFEPVPVTPSVAQAAMIGNPVSFPRVAHYAREYEKIGGPGSFQVVQVTEQAIIEGMLLANRHGHISCTQGGECLAGLLKARELGLVEPSEVSILDATAHHLKFIGFQEMYFENSFPAAYGITPDAKYVNRPRSIMTDADKAALSPEDYTAKASAAIVEALGLARK
- a CDS encoding sigma-54 interaction domain-containing protein codes for the protein MKRPLGPFPGDDASAFALENVADAVFAVDRDFLVRYCNLAAGEIARIDPAEAIGRTCREVFGVSNCRSVCVLRQSMEEARPIANRIVTLKRQGCPDVPVTISAAPIWAMGGAVIGGVQVFRDLSGGGFVSRLAGLQPLDDFGTRDPQLSEIVRMLPQIAQSDSTVLLLGESGTGKEVFARAIHKLSERSSGPFVAVNCGALPEQLMESELFGYKSGAFTDARKDKPGRFALAEAGTLLLDEIGDLPYAMQAKILRALQERAYEPLGGVATLPADVRVIAATNRDLGKMVADGAFRQDLFYRLSVVVIRIPPLRERPGDVPLLVDRVLGRCRMAVTKRIEAISPEAMERLLAHDYPGNIRELENILEYAAILSPGRTIELCHLPEHLRGPAPACPFKNGRTMAEIRFLAAREAVARCGGNRNAACRELGISKDTLRRILGRRDEERG
- a CDS encoding malate synthase G; the encoded protein is MPKRVVVAGLSVEKTLHDVIVNEILPDTSLAAEAFFASLAAIVADLGPRNRELLAKRDAYQAAIDVWHNERRGQPHEAEAYKCFLVGLGYLLPEGPDFAIETVGVDPEIALVSGPQLVVPATNARFAVNAANARWGSLYDALYGTDVIPETGGAAKGPGYNPVRGAAVVAYGAAFLDMAVPLAAGSHADAAGYAVTDAGLTVSLADGQATALARPDQFVGFVGGRQTPKAVLLRNNGLHVELLFDRAHPVGAASPCGMKDVVLEAALTTILDCEDSVAVVDGPDKAAAYRNLLGLFRGDLTARFEKAGRTVDRGPAPDRTFTTPDGSALTLPGRSLLLVRNVGHLMTTDAVLDASGEEIPEGMFDAMVTGLVGLHDLRGKGPLRNSRAGAIYIVKPKMHGPEEVAFACELFDRVEDALGLSRHTMKIGVMDEERRTSLNLKECVRAARDRIIFINTGFLDRTGDEIHTVMEAGPVVGKNDMRREPWMTTYEDRNVDVGLACGFSGRAQIGKGMWAKPDRMAEMVAEKIGHPRAGANCAWVPSPTAATLHAMHYHAVDVFERQRELAVTVRHDRETLLVPPLLGEARPTAAAVAHELETNVQSILGYVSRWVDQGIGCSKVPDLDDVGLMEDRATLRISSQHIANWLRHGLCTEGQVREVLGRMAAVVDRQNALDAAYRPMATDFEASVAFAAACDLIFEGRTQPNGYTEPILTARRRQAKARG